The following are encoded in a window of Caldicellulosiruptor danielii genomic DNA:
- the rpiB gene encoding ribose 5-phosphate isomerase B, which translates to MKLAIGADHAGFRLKEAVKKHLDKRGIEYKDFGTYSEESCDYPDIARDVAVAVKNGEFDFGILICGTGIGISIAANKIKGIRAALCHDTFSAKAARAHNNANILAMGARVIGEGLACEIVDSFLSAQFEGGRHQRRVDKIHEIENRQD; encoded by the coding sequence TTGAAATTAGCAATAGGTGCTGACCATGCAGGTTTTAGATTAAAAGAGGCTGTAAAGAAGCATCTTGACAAAAGAGGAATTGAGTACAAAGATTTTGGCACATATTCTGAAGAGTCCTGTGACTATCCAGACATTGCGAGGGATGTAGCAGTTGCAGTGAAAAACGGCGAGTTTGACTTTGGGATTTTAATCTGTGGCACAGGAATTGGTATTTCAATTGCTGCAAATAAAATAAAAGGCATCAGAGCTGCACTTTGCCATGACACATTCTCAGCAAAGGCAGCCCGCGCGCATAACAACGCAAACATCCTTGCAATGGGTGCAAGGGTTATTGGAGAAGGACTTGCATGCGAAATCGTAGATAGTTTTCTGTCAGCCCAATTTGAAGGTGGAAGGCACCAAAGAAGAGTGGACAAGATACATGAGATTGAAAACCGTCAGGATTAA
- a CDS encoding ribonuclease J produces MKKKQEHRIRIIPLGGLNEIGKNMLVIEVNDEIVVIDCGLAFPEDEMLGVDLVIPDISYLIKNKEKVKALILTHGHEDHIGAIPYVLRDLNIPIYGTKLTLGLVEIKLMEFGIDLNSVKLFTVRAGDVISFNNMRVEFIRTTHSIADSVAVAIHTPLGPIVHTGDFKVDFTPIEGEPIDLIRFAELGKQGVLALLCDSTNAERPGFTLSEKTVGATFDRIFSQAQGRVIVATFSSHIHRVQQVINSAEKQGRKICVLGRSMVNVVNKALELGYLKMPDGMLMDVDELDNYPLNKIVLITTGSQGEPMSALSRMASAEHKKVGIIPGDVVIISAAPIPGNEKFVNRVINDLFKQGAQVIYEDIDDIHVSGHACQEEIKLIHNLTRPKYSIPVHGEFKHLIHHAKLAMELGERNVFVLENGKVLEITKDGAKVVGMVQAGNVLVDGLGVGDVGNVVLRDRRHLAQDGLFIVVLTIDSATKDVISGPDIITRGFIYIRESEPLIEEAKKVIKDVLYFCNKNDITEPNAIKVILKDNLRNFLFEKTRRNPMIIPIITEI; encoded by the coding sequence ATGAAGAAAAAGCAAGAGCATCGAATAAGAATCATACCACTTGGTGGGCTTAACGAAATTGGAAAAAACATGCTTGTTATTGAAGTAAACGACGAAATAGTTGTCATTGACTGTGGTCTTGCATTTCCAGAAGATGAGATGCTTGGCGTTGACCTTGTAATACCTGACATATCATATCTTATCAAGAATAAGGAAAAGGTAAAGGCTTTGATTCTTACGCACGGTCATGAAGACCATATTGGAGCTATACCGTATGTATTGCGGGATTTAAATATTCCAATTTATGGTACAAAACTTACCTTAGGGCTTGTTGAGATAAAGCTTATGGAATTTGGCATAGATTTAAACTCTGTAAAGCTTTTTACTGTAAGGGCAGGAGATGTAATTAGTTTTAACAACATGCGAGTTGAGTTTATAAGGACTACACATTCGATAGCTGACTCTGTTGCCGTTGCTATACACACACCGCTTGGTCCCATTGTCCACACAGGTGATTTCAAGGTGGACTTTACACCAATTGAAGGTGAACCAATTGACCTAATAAGATTTGCAGAGCTTGGTAAACAAGGAGTTCTTGCGCTTTTATGTGACTCAACAAATGCAGAGCGGCCAGGTTTTACATTGTCTGAGAAGACTGTTGGTGCGACATTCGACAGGATATTTTCCCAGGCTCAGGGAAGAGTTATTGTTGCAACATTTTCTTCGCACATTCACAGAGTACAGCAGGTCATAAACTCAGCTGAAAAGCAAGGAAGAAAGATTTGCGTCTTGGGAAGAAGCATGGTGAATGTTGTGAACAAAGCGCTTGAACTTGGATATCTGAAGATGCCAGACGGGATGCTAATGGACGTTGATGAGCTTGACAACTATCCTTTGAACAAGATTGTTCTTATCACCACAGGAAGCCAGGGCGAGCCCATGTCTGCCCTATCAAGAATGGCGTCTGCCGAGCACAAAAAGGTGGGTATTATCCCCGGAGATGTTGTTATAATCTCGGCAGCACCCATTCCCGGAAATGAAAAGTTTGTAAATAGAGTAATAAACGATTTATTTAAGCAAGGTGCACAGGTAATATATGAAGACATTGATGACATTCATGTGTCAGGTCATGCCTGCCAAGAAGAGATAAAACTTATACACAATCTTACAAGACCGAAATACAGTATTCCCGTGCATGGAGAGTTCAAGCACTTGATACACCATGCAAAGCTTGCAATGGAGCTTGGGGAGAGAAATGTGTTTGTGCTGGAAAATGGTAAGGTCCTGGAGATTACAAAAGACGGTGCAAAGGTTGTTGGAATGGTTCAGGCAGGCAATGTTCTTGTTGACGGCCTTGGAGTTGGAGATGTGGGGAACGTGGTTCTGCGTGACAGGCGTCATCTTGCCCAGGACGGGCTTTTCATTGTTGTGCTCACAATTGATTCAGCAACAAAAGATGTCATCTCAGGTCCCGATATAATCACAAGAGGTTTTATATATATAAGAGAATCTGAGCCTCTGATTGAGGAGGCAAAAAAAGTTATAAAGGATGTTCTTTACTTTTGCAATAAAAACGATATTACTGAGCCTAACGCAATAAAGGTAATTTTAAAAGATAATCTGAGGAATTTCTTGTTTGAAAAGACAAGAAGAAATCCGATGATAATTCCAATCATAACCGAGATTTAA
- the upp gene encoding uracil phosphoribosyltransferase: MVEYKKNVYVFDHPLIQHKLTLIRDKNTGVKEFRELVEEIAMLMAYEVTRNLPLKEVEIETPVGVAKCKVISGRKLAIVPILRAGLGMVDGLLKLIPAAKVGHIGLYRDPETLKPVEYYCKLPQDVHERDIIVLDPMLATGGSASAAFDYIKRYNPQSLKLMCLIAAPEGIERLTKDHPDVEIYCAAVDEKLNDHGYIVPGLGDAGDRLFGTK, encoded by the coding sequence ATGGTAGAGTACAAGAAGAATGTGTATGTATTTGACCATCCTTTGATTCAACACAAGCTGACCTTAATTCGTGACAAAAACACAGGCGTCAAAGAGTTCAGAGAACTTGTTGAAGAGATAGCCATGCTAATGGCATATGAGGTTACGAGAAATCTACCTTTAAAAGAGGTGGAAATTGAAACACCTGTTGGAGTTGCAAAGTGCAAAGTAATCTCTGGGAGAAAACTTGCAATTGTACCTATTCTGCGCGCTGGACTTGGTATGGTAGATGGACTTTTAAAGCTAATTCCTGCGGCAAAGGTTGGGCATATTGGCCTTTACAGAGACCCTGAGACTTTAAAGCCTGTTGAGTATTACTGCAAACTTCCGCAGGATGTCCATGAAAGGGACATAATTGTGCTTGACCCCATGCTTGCAACAGGTGGGTCTGCTTCTGCTGCGTTTGATTACATCAAAAGGTACAATCCACAGAGCCTGAAACTTATGTGCCTGATTGCAGCACCAGAGGGGATTGAAAGGTTGACTAAAGACCATCCTGACGTTGAGATTTATTGTGCTGCAGTTGATGAGAAGCTAAACGATCATGGCTATATTGTTCCAGGGCTTGGTGATGCTGGTGATAGGCTATTTGGTACAAAGTAG
- a CDS encoding YlmC/YmxH family sporulation protein has protein sequence MYKSSDLREKDVINISDGKKLGKVCDLEVNVKTGKVDAIVVPAPFSVGSIFSKEKDYVIPWDRIKKIGEDVILVEI, from the coding sequence ATGTATAAGTCTTCAGATTTGAGAGAAAAGGATGTAATAAACATTTCTGATGGTAAAAAGCTTGGCAAGGTTTGTGATTTAGAAGTTAATGTGAAAACAGGCAAAGTTGATGCTATTGTTGTCCCTGCGCCTTTTTCTGTAGGAAGTATCTTTTCAAAAGAAAAAGACTATGTAATTCCATGGGACAGGATAAAAAAGATTGGTGAAGATGTGATTCTGGTTGAGATATAG
- a CDS encoding MBL fold metallo-hydrolase, with protein sequence MSYEIVFCPLYSGSSGNVVLVSYKDTTILVDAGVSFRKLTCALNKVGFNKKIDAILLSHDHSDHVKCAGVYFRKLNVPIITNYKTWEAVKNSLGKIDGRNVHLIETGTSFSIGSIGVDTFSIPHDAKDPMGFCFYLGRKKISISTDLGHVNENVAQKIDFSDIILLEANHDIEMLLTGPYPYYLKQRIKSDTGHLSNEQAAQMILKLNLKRTKRIYLGHLSEENNHPDVALMTVKSILKEKGVFESFDFSLDVAQRYQPSLCSVL encoded by the coding sequence ATGTCTTATGAAATAGTCTTTTGTCCGCTTTATAGTGGTAGCAGTGGAAATGTTGTACTGGTTTCATATAAAGACACGACAATCTTGGTGGATGCGGGTGTGAGTTTTAGAAAGCTAACATGCGCTTTGAATAAAGTTGGCTTTAACAAGAAAATTGATGCCATTTTACTATCCCACGACCATTCTGACCATGTTAAATGTGCAGGTGTGTATTTTAGAAAGCTGAATGTGCCAATTATAACAAATTACAAAACCTGGGAAGCAGTAAAAAATTCACTTGGCAAGATTGACGGAAGAAATGTACATCTGATTGAGACAGGCACAAGCTTTTCAATTGGAAGCATTGGCGTTGACACATTTTCAATTCCACACGATGCAAAAGACCCAATGGGCTTTTGCTTTTATCTTGGGAGAAAAAAGATTTCAATATCAACTGATTTGGGGCACGTAAATGAGAACGTTGCTCAAAAGATTGATTTTTCTGATATTATCCTGCTTGAGGCAAACCATGATATTGAGATGCTATTGACTGGTCCTTACCCTTATTATTTAAAGCAGAGGATAAAAAGCGATACTGGACATTTGTCAAATGAGCAGGCAGCACAGATGATTTTAAAACTAAATCTTAAGAGGACAAAGAGGATTTACCTGGGGCACCTGAGTGAGGAGAACAATCACCCTGATGTTGCTCTGATGACTGTAAAATCCATCTTAAAAGAAAAGGGTGTGTTTGAAAGTTTTGATTTTAGCTTAGATGTGGCACAAAGATATCAGCCATCTTTGTGCTCTGTATTATAA
- a CDS encoding deoxycytidylate deaminase yields MRPTWDEYFMQIVDIVKERSTCLRRKVGALIVKDKRILATGYNGAPTGLPHCEEVGCLREKLNVPSGQRHELCRGLHAEQNAIIQAAKMGVVIDQSVIYTTTYPCVICAKMIVNAGIKKVIYKGSYPDEMSQKIFDEAGIEVVKFEENGEGDLK; encoded by the coding sequence ATGAGACCTACATGGGATGAATATTTTATGCAGATTGTGGATATAGTAAAAGAGCGCTCCACTTGCCTCAGAAGGAAGGTTGGAGCTTTGATTGTAAAAGACAAAAGAATTCTTGCAACAGGGTACAATGGAGCACCAACAGGTCTTCCTCACTGTGAAGAGGTTGGGTGTTTAAGAGAAAAGCTAAATGTTCCTTCAGGGCAGAGACACGAGCTTTGCAGAGGACTTCATGCAGAACAAAACGCCATAATCCAGGCGGCAAAAATGGGTGTTGTGATAGACCAAAGTGTAATTTACACAACAACATATCCTTGTGTTATATGCGCAAAGATGATAGTAAACGCAGGGATAAAAAAGGTGATATACAAAGGTTCATATCCCGATGAGATGAGCCAGAAAATCTTTGATGAGGCTGGAATAGAAGTTGTAAAGTTTGAAGAAAATGGTGAAGGTGATTTGAAATGA
- the secF gene encoding protein translocase subunit SecF, whose product MTKIDFMGKRKYFYIVSILVMVIGLISYLVQGFNYDIDFTGGTVLEINLHKVPTAQEISELEKLTKKITGTQTPIVRKVEDGKKIMINAHEVHGKKKSELSKETRDKLFGEIAKRYNLKKEDLISYQNVGAVVSSELKSQAIWAVVIASVLMLIYIAIRFEFRFGTTAVAALIHDLLIVLTVYTLFRIPLNSTFIAAILTVLGYSINDTIVVFDRIRENRRIAGKMELKDLVNLSMNQTIGRSIATAMSVIIVLVVLYIMGVQAIKEFAFPLLIGVISGTYSSIFIATALWFDWELSTRKKKLQAKPKRA is encoded by the coding sequence ATGACCAAGATTGATTTTATGGGGAAAAGAAAATACTTTTATATAGTTTCAATTTTGGTTATGGTAATTGGATTAATATCATATTTAGTACAGGGTTTTAACTATGACATAGACTTTACAGGAGGTACAGTTTTAGAGATAAACCTTCATAAAGTTCCGACAGCTCAAGAGATATCAGAGCTTGAAAAGCTGACAAAGAAAATTACAGGTACCCAAACACCTATTGTCAGAAAGGTTGAAGATGGCAAAAAGATAATGATCAACGCACATGAGGTTCATGGCAAAAAGAAGTCAGAGCTTTCAAAAGAGACAAGAGATAAGCTCTTTGGCGAGATTGCAAAAAGATATAATCTGAAAAAAGAAGATTTAATTTCGTACCAGAATGTTGGTGCAGTGGTGTCGTCTGAGTTGAAATCTCAAGCTATCTGGGCGGTTGTGATTGCATCAGTTCTGATGCTCATTTATATTGCTATTAGATTTGAGTTTAGGTTTGGTACAACTGCAGTTGCTGCACTAATTCATGACCTCCTGATTGTATTGACAGTTTATACTCTCTTTAGAATACCTCTAAATTCCACTTTTATAGCAGCAATTCTTACCGTCCTTGGTTATTCTATAAACGATACCATTGTTGTGTTTGATAGAATAAGAGAAAACAGAAGAATAGCTGGCAAGATGGAACTCAAAGACCTTGTAAACCTTAGCATGAACCAGACGATAGGAAGGTCAATTGCAACAGCAATGAGCGTCATTATAGTTCTTGTTGTTCTGTATATTATGGGTGTTCAGGCAATAAAAGAATTTGCGTTCCCTCTTTTGATTGGTGTTATATCAGGTACTTATTCTTCTATATTTATAGCAACTGCACTGTGGTTTGACTGGGAGCTCAGCACAAGAAAGAAGAAACTTCAGGCAAAGCCGAAAAGAGCATAA
- a CDS encoding response regulator yields the protein MQVSDKNVKVLVIEDEVQIRNLLRMALSGYGYVVKEAANGEERLNFALTFKPDIIILDLGLPDANGIEVIKKLREWSSTPIIVLSVREQENDKIMALDSGADDYVTKPFGMRELLARIRTALRHRTMVTPQTSIELDDLKIDLATRKIMVGEKEVKLTPTEYEILKILALNAGKVVYHKQLLKEVWGPMYENEVHYLRIYIAQIRKKIEADPSRPRHLITEPGVGYRLI from the coding sequence ATGCAGGTGAGTGATAAAAATGTAAAAGTATTGGTTATTGAAGATGAGGTGCAAATTCGTAATCTATTGCGGATGGCATTAAGTGGCTATGGATATGTGGTTAAGGAAGCTGCTAACGGTGAGGAAAGGCTAAACTTTGCACTGACTTTTAAGCCTGACATAATCATTTTGGATTTAGGTTTACCTGATGCAAATGGTATAGAAGTAATTAAAAAATTAAGAGAATGGAGTTCAACTCCAATAATTGTATTGTCAGTAAGAGAACAGGAAAATGATAAGATTATGGCTTTAGATTCTGGGGCTGATGATTATGTTACCAAACCTTTTGGTATGAGAGAATTACTTGCGCGTATAAGGACTGCATTGAGGCATAGAACTATGGTTACCCCTCAGACCTCTATAGAACTTGACGATTTAAAAATTGATTTAGCAACAAGAAAGATAATGGTAGGGGAAAAAGAAGTAAAACTCACACCCACCGAATATGAAATATTAAAAATTTTAGCGCTAAATGCAGGGAAAGTTGTGTATCACAAGCAATTATTAAAAGAAGTATGGGGGCCCATGTATGAAAATGAAGTTCACTATTTACGAATATATATAGCTCAAATTCGAAAAAAAATAGAAGCTGATCCATCAAGGCCTCGGCATTTAATTACAGAACCTGGAGTAGGTTATAGATTAATATAG
- a CDS encoding UDP-N-acetylglucosamine 1-carboxyvinyltransferase — protein MKPDHEKLIIEGGNPLFGEVTINGAKNAAVAVIPAALMAEGESIIENLPLIEDVFAMDDILLRLGAKIEYDNHSLKIDASNLQSYIAPYESVRKIRASYYLIGALLTRFGKAEVAMPGGCNFGARPIDQHIKGFRALGADVKIENGMIKAYAEELVGTKIYLDVVSVGATINLMLAAVKAKGTTIIENAAKEPHVVDVANFMNAMGAKIKGAGTDVIRIEGVRELHPTRYAIIPDQIEAGTYMIAACATKGHIRVKNIIPKHLESLTAKLLEMGAEVNVYEDSIEVRCKERLRASSIKTMPYPGFPTDLQPQMTVLLSLCSGTSVVTEGVWENRYQYVDELKKMGANIKVEGRVAIVEGVESLQGAEVVAVDLRAGAALIVAGLAAKGKTVIYNTKNVDRGYENIDYKLKLLGAKISRV, from the coding sequence TTGAAACCAGATCATGAAAAACTAATCATTGAAGGTGGAAATCCCCTTTTTGGAGAGGTTACAATAAATGGTGCAAAAAATGCAGCAGTTGCTGTGATTCCTGCTGCTCTGATGGCAGAGGGAGAGAGTATAATTGAAAATCTCCCGCTGATTGAAGATGTGTTTGCTATGGATGACATCTTACTTAGACTTGGAGCAAAGATTGAATATGACAATCATTCATTGAAGATAGATGCAAGCAATTTACAAAGTTATATAGCACCATATGAAAGTGTTCGTAAAATAAGAGCTTCGTACTACTTGATTGGAGCGCTTCTTACACGTTTTGGCAAGGCAGAGGTGGCAATGCCGGGCGGGTGCAATTTTGGCGCGCGTCCAATTGATCAGCATATAAAAGGTTTTAGAGCGCTTGGTGCTGATGTTAAAATTGAAAATGGTATGATAAAGGCATATGCAGAAGAACTTGTTGGAACTAAAATCTATTTAGATGTTGTATCTGTTGGTGCCACAATTAATCTCATGCTTGCAGCTGTGAAGGCAAAAGGCACAACAATAATAGAAAATGCAGCAAAAGAGCCTCATGTTGTTGATGTTGCCAATTTCATGAATGCCATGGGTGCAAAGATTAAAGGAGCAGGGACTGATGTCATTAGAATTGAAGGTGTGAGGGAGCTTCATCCTACAAGGTATGCAATCATTCCTGATCAGATAGAAGCTGGTACATACATGATAGCTGCATGTGCAACAAAAGGACACATTAGAGTAAAAAACATAATCCCAAAACATTTAGAATCCCTGACTGCAAAGCTGCTTGAGATGGGTGCTGAGGTAAATGTATATGAAGACAGTATTGAGGTAAGATGCAAAGAAAGGCTGAGAGCCTCAAGTATAAAGACAATGCCATATCCAGGTTTTCCAACTGACCTTCAACCCCAGATGACAGTGCTTTTGAGCCTTTGCAGTGGAACAAGTGTTGTCACAGAAGGTGTGTGGGAAAACAGGTATCAGTACGTAGATGAGCTGAAAAAGATGGGGGCAAATATCAAGGTGGAAGGCAGAGTGGCCATTGTTGAAGGTGTTGAGAGTTTGCAAGGTGCAGAAGTTGTAGCGGTTGACCTTCGAGCAGGTGCTGCTTTGATTGTTGCGGGGCTTGCTGCAAAAGGAAAGACAGTAATATACAATACAAAAAACGTTGACAGGGGCTATGAGAACATAGATTATAAACTCAAACTTTTGGGTGCAAAAATCTCAAGAGTTTAA
- the glmU gene encoding bifunctional UDP-N-acetylglucosamine diphosphorylase/glucosamine-1-phosphate N-acetyltransferase GlmU has product MKRQTFIVLAAGEGKRMKSKYSKVVQKIMGKPMILYLIDEIEKNFEDSQIIVVVGNKKEDVYKVLEGKNVKFAHQEKQLGTAHAVMCAMNMVSTDAEDVFVLYADAPFIKADTLKRISEKRKKEQASLCLLTAVFENPYGYGRIISDENGNVLKIVEEKDATDEQRRIKEINPGFYCFERNALASILTKIDNNNSQQEYYLTDSIEILNREGKKVVKILCDDNFEVMGINSRYELFLAEQELKIRINKKHLAEGVQMIDMHSVYIHPDVQIGKDTVIYPGTFILGNTTIGEECIIGPNSYIVNSKIGNKCHVWFSVIEESEIKDKVKVGPYAHLRPNSILEEGVKIGNFVEVKNSKVGRNTKSAHLTYIGDADIGENVNLGCGTIFVNYDGYKKHRTVVEDNAFIGCNSNLVAPVKIGRNAYIAAGSTITDDVPADALAIARERQTIKEGWVLKRKQMHENHNNK; this is encoded by the coding sequence ATGAAGAGGCAAACGTTTATTGTACTTGCTGCTGGTGAAGGCAAAAGAATGAAGTCAAAGTATTCCAAGGTTGTACAAAAGATAATGGGAAAGCCAATGATACTTTATCTAATTGACGAGATTGAGAAAAACTTTGAAGATAGCCAGATAATAGTTGTTGTAGGTAATAAAAAAGAGGATGTCTACAAGGTATTAGAAGGTAAAAATGTGAAATTTGCTCATCAAGAAAAACAGCTTGGGACTGCTCATGCAGTGATGTGTGCAATGAACATGGTATCAACAGATGCAGAAGATGTGTTTGTGCTTTACGCAGATGCACCTTTTATTAAAGCAGATACACTAAAAAGAATCTCTGAAAAAAGAAAAAAAGAACAAGCATCTCTCTGTCTTTTAACAGCCGTTTTTGAAAACCCGTATGGGTATGGGAGAATAATTTCTGATGAGAATGGTAATGTATTAAAGATTGTCGAGGAGAAGGATGCAACTGATGAACAAAGGCGAATAAAAGAAATAAATCCAGGATTTTATTGCTTTGAAAGAAATGCACTTGCAAGTATTTTAACAAAGATAGACAATAACAACAGCCAGCAAGAGTATTATCTTACAGACAGCATAGAGATACTGAATAGAGAAGGCAAGAAGGTAGTAAAAATCCTATGTGATGATAATTTTGAGGTTATGGGCATAAACTCAAGGTATGAATTATTTTTGGCTGAGCAGGAGCTGAAAATAAGAATAAATAAAAAGCACCTTGCAGAAGGTGTTCAAATGATAGATATGCATTCTGTTTACATTCATCCAGATGTGCAGATAGGCAAAGACACAGTGATATATCCTGGCACATTCATACTTGGCAACACTACAATAGGAGAAGAGTGCATAATTGGTCCAAACTCATACATTGTAAATTCAAAAATAGGTAATAAGTGCCATGTGTGGTTTTCGGTGATTGAGGAGTCTGAGATAAAAGACAAAGTAAAGGTTGGACCTTATGCGCACTTACGACCAAACAGCATCTTAGAAGAAGGAGTCAAGATTGGTAACTTTGTTGAGGTGAAAAACTCAAAGGTGGGGAGAAACACAAAGTCAGCGCACCTTACCTACATTGGAGATGCTGACATAGGCGAAAATGTGAATTTAGGCTGTGGAACCATATTTGTAAACTATGATGGGTATAAAAAGCACAGAACGGTTGTTGAAGATAATGCGTTTATTGGTTGTAACTCAAATCTTGTAGCACCTGTTAAAATAGGGAGGAACGCCTACATTGCGGCAGGTTCTACAATCACAGATGATGTTCCTGCAGATGCTCTTGCGATTGCCCGTGAAAGGCAGACTATAAAAGAAGGCTGGGTTTTAAAGCGCAAGCAAATGCATGAAAACCACAATAATAAATAA
- a CDS encoding carbon-nitrogen hydrolase family protein has product MKIGVVQMKICDSLERNFCKIVYFLDKAKSEQVDLVCFPEMALTGYNIELLQSQNLNHIVSDFLEQISKKCKEYSICSIIGHPFRQEERLLNRATVIFPTGESLKYDKIHPTELEKKIFSQGEETLVFEFKQKRFGIAICRDQNFYEIFKKYKEADCSGVFILAAHFYSPKEARWKIDKNKAIPITRAVENGYFVFLANAVGPHLNMISLGHSLIVDGDGCVLCEADEVGEYLLSIEL; this is encoded by the coding sequence TTGAAGATTGGAGTTGTTCAGATGAAAATTTGTGATTCATTGGAAAGAAACTTTTGTAAAATAGTTTATTTTTTGGACAAAGCCAAAAGTGAACAGGTGGATTTGGTGTGTTTCCCTGAGATGGCGCTGACAGGTTATAACATTGAACTTTTGCAATCTCAAAATTTGAATCATATAGTTTCGGATTTTTTAGAACAAATATCAAAAAAGTGCAAAGAATATTCTATCTGCAGTATAATAGGTCATCCTTTTAGGCAAGAAGAAAGGCTTTTAAACAGAGCAACAGTAATCTTCCCAACAGGTGAAAGCTTGAAATATGATAAGATTCATCCAACTGAGCTTGAAAAGAAGATATTCTCGCAAGGCGAAGAGACTCTTGTATTTGAATTCAAGCAGAAAAGATTTGGCATTGCAATCTGTAGAGACCAAAACTTTTATGAGATATTCAAAAAATACAAAGAAGCTGACTGCAGCGGTGTGTTCATTTTAGCTGCACATTTTTACAGTCCAAAAGAGGCAAGGTGGAAGATTGACAAAAATAAAGCTATCCCTATAACAAGAGCTGTAGAAAATGGTTACTTTGTATTTTTAGCAAATGCAGTAGGACCTCATTTAAATATGATAAGCCTTGGACACAGCTTAATTGTAGACGGCGATGGCTGCGTTCTGTGTGAAGCAGATGAAGTCGGTGAATATCTGTTGAGTATAGAATTATAA
- a CDS encoding sensor histidine kinase: MVRIYRWLFCFLCFFYSLSMKNVTIILFVILRESYFKVEEEKENVRTYNRCGNICGSVGLFVLLEQVFVNLLDNAVKYSKPNSKIYLNVKPTSKWIEVSISNKGPKLSDEDLERIFDKFYRVPSSSDVTGTGLGLTIYKEIVEAHKGGIWAYNHAEGLTIAFTIPLPEVEIGEIPPTKRGDAGE; the protein is encoded by the coding sequence ATGGTTAGAATTTACAGGTGGCTTTTTTGTTTTTTATGCTTTTTTTACTCCCTCTCAATGAAAAATGTAACTATAATTTTATTTGTAATTCTGAGGGAAAGCTATTTTAAGGTTGAGGAGGAGAAAGAAAATGTTAGAACTTATAATAGGTGTGGTAACATTTGTGGGAGTGTTGGCCTATTTGTTTTATTAGAACAAGTGTTTGTGAATCTCTTAGATAATGCAGTAAAATATTCCAAACCAAATAGTAAAATATATTTAAATGTTAAGCCAACAAGTAAATGGATAGAAGTTTCAATTAGTAATAAAGGTCCTAAGCTTTCTGATGAAGATTTGGAAAGAATTTTTGATAAATTCTATCGAGTGCCATCTTCTTCGGATGTCACAGGTACGGGATTGGGCTTGACTATTTATAAAGAGATAGTAGAGGCTCATAAAGGTGGAATCTGGGCATATAATCATGCAGAGGGTCTAACAATAGCATTTACCATACCATTGCCAGAAGTAGAGATAGGAGAAATTCCTCCGACTAAAAGAGGTGATGCAGGTGAGTGA